In Geminocystis sp. NIES-3708, the genomic stretch CATTTTTTAAACCTTTCTCCCAATAACAACTTAATAAATTATAGTAAAGTTTATCGTGGTTCATCAATGGCTTTACCCTTAGAAAATAAATCATTAGATGGAATAGTAACAGATCCCCCTTACTTTGATAGTGTACCTTATGCTGACTTATCCGATTACTTCTATGTATGGTTTAAGCGTAGTATTGGGCATCTTTATCCCGAACACTTCTCCAGTCAACTGACACCGAAGAAAAAAGAAGCAATCATGGAACCTTCACGCCATGGGGGAGATAAAAAAAAGGCATCTCAGGCTTATGAAAATATGATGCACCAAGCCTTCTGTGAAGCCAATCGAGTCTTAAAAGATGATGGAATAATTGTCATTGTTTATGCCCATAAAACTACATCAGGTTGGACAACCTTAATAGACTCCCTAAGACGGGCTGGATTTATGATTACCGAAGCCTTCCCCCTTGATACTGAAATGGCTGCCAGATTAAGAGGACAAGATTCCGCCGCCCTAGCTTCCAGTATCTTCCTAGTTGTCCGTAAACGCATCCATGCAATAGTAGGCGATTATGCCATGGACGTACACCCCCAATTAAGGGAAATAGTCCAAGAAAGAGTTAAAACTTTGATGAATGAGGGAGTTAGCGGTGCAGATCTCGTTATAGCTTGTGTTGGTGCAGGATTAAAAGCCTATACCCAATATGACACCGTAGAATTGCTCAACGGGGAAGAGTTAGAGGCTAGTACCTTCTTAGATGAAGTGCAGAAAGAAGTAGCGGAAACCATCCTCAAAGAAGTGTTAGGATGTGACCAAAAAGGCGTTTCTGCGGTGAATAAACCCACTCAATACTATATCTTAGCCCGTTATGAATATGGGGAAGCGGTGGTGGAATTTGACGAAGCCAACACTTTAGTAAGGGGTGTCGGTGTGGAATTAGACGGCATTGGTGGCTTAACCGATGGTAAAACCGCCCTTGTGAAGAAAGATAAGAATAAAGTACAACTGCATAACTACCTAGACAAAGGAAAAAATGAAACCCTAGGCATTCGAGCGGATACTTTAGGCAAACAGGAATTTAACAAATCCTCGTCTTCGGGTAAGAGTGCTGGGGATGAGATTAATTCGTCTGTATTTGCTGACATTGCCACAGAAACCAATACTAAACCGAAAAAAGGTCAAAAAGCTGATACTTCTGTGAAACGGAGTACAAGTTACGAACCTACCTTAATCGACATTTTGCACCGTTTATTATGGTTAGCAGAGCATAAACCCTCAGAAATCAATAATTATCTTGCCCTAGCTCAACCAGATGGGAATAAACTTAAATTGGTAGCTCAATCCTTAGCAGGAAGAGCTTTAACAGGGAATGTTACCCCGTCACCCATAGCAGAAGGGGAAAAGAGAGAAAATAACGAGTCACTTGAAACGATTAATAGTAACGTAACCCGAAGTGCTGAACTAAGAGCTATAGATACATTATTAGCATCATGGAAGCGATCGAAGATAACTTATTCACCAGAGGAGGTGGTTAAATGTCTAAATGTCATTGCGACAATCCCTTTTGTCATTGCGAGGTAACGAAGCAATCTCTATCAGTCATTGTGAGGCACGAAGCAATATCAAACAAATTAACTAACTAATAAAAATCACTATTAATCATAATTTAGTAAATAAAAAATATCATATTATGAAACCTATCAAAGAAATTATTTTTTTAGTAGAAGAAGCCATAGAAGGTGGTTATACTGCCCAAGCATTAGGTGAATCAATTTTCACAGAAGCTGAAACTCTTGAAGAATTAAAAATAGAAATTAAAGACGCTGTTAATTGTCATTTTATCGATGAAGAAATGCGTCCTCAAATAATTCGTTTACATATTGTTAGAGATGAGGTAATAGCATCGTGAAAATCCCTAGAGATTTATCAAGTACAGACTTAATTAAAGCTCTCAAAAAACTTGGATATAAAGTTAGTCATCAAACGGGGAGTCATATCCGTTTAACTACAGAAGAAAATGGGGAACATTATCTAACGATACCTGCTCATAATCCTTTAAAAATAGGAACATTAAATTCTATCTTAAGAGATGTCGGAAATCACTTTAATTTAACTAAAAATGAATTAACTAATATACTTTTTCCTTGACATAATTTTCGACAAAATAAACACTATAAAACAAAAATAATAACATTAAAATTTTAGGATTAAAAACCAATGACAAATTTACAAATAAAAGAGAAAATTAATAACTATTTAGATAAATTGCCTACTTCTAAATTAGAGGAAATAGCGAGTTATATTGAGAGAATATATCAAGCCGAAGAATCTGAACATAAATCAACAAAACAACCATCAGAATTAGGTAAAAAATTAAGGGCGATTAGATCCGAAATTATCGCCCAAGGAGAACCTTTATTAACTGCTGAACAAGTAGAAATAGAGAAAAGAATTAGACAAGGAGAATATCAGGAAAATTAATAAATTAATTAACTAATTATGATCAAGACTTTTATTGACTCAGGAGTATTAATTTTTGCCGCTAGAGGTGAAGGAGAATTAGCAGAAAAAGCCTTATCAATATTGGAAGACTCAGACAGAGAATTTGCCTCCAGTATTTTTATTCAATTAGAGATATTACCTAAAGCTATTTATAATAAAAAACAAACCGAAATCAATTTTTATAACACTTATTTTGAAGCAGTATCTTATTGGGCTACAGACTTAGAAAAGATTATTAAACAAGGATTAGAAGAAGCTAGTAACTATAGTACGGGTGCGATGGATTCCCTTCATATTGCTTCAGCTAAATTACTTGAAGTTGATGAATTTATTACTAACGAAAAACCCAATAAATCTATTCATCGTAGTCAAAGCATAAACATTATTTCTCTGTATGATTTATAAATTAGGATTAAAATAAATAAAAATCACTGATTAAACTTTTTATAAGGGATAAAACTTATGCACTAACAACGAGATTTTATCATTCCTAGACAAGCTCAAAATCCCTAAACCTAAATTTTTTGGTAATGATGCGTAACTTCTAAAGAGAGAAAGATTAGTACTTTAATAAAAAAGACTACAATAGTTTTAATAAAGTTATTAAAAAATTTAAAATGATTGAGAATGTACGAAGTAGATACTCAACTAGCTGGTAAAAATATTTTTACTTATGCACCTAAAGGAAATAAATCATATTCTGAACAAGATATTGCTCAATATTTAAAGAAATTTAAACTTTGCGATGCTTTGAGATTAATTGGAGAAATATCATATCAAATTTTAAAATCTTCAAAACAATCAAAAATACATATAGAAGGAATACCTATTTTTGATGGTGTTCTTGCCTATATAGCAATGCTATTAATAGAAAATTCCAATGATTATCGAAGTGAAAATTTAACTATGAATAATCTATTACAAGCTATAGATATGTATTTTGGATTAAAAGACCCTTTTGAAGATACAGGAGAAAATCCTGAAAGTTGTCTAATAAGATTTGGATCTACTCAACTCAATTATGAAAGAGAATTGCGTCATGGCGGAAACATAGGGTTCGTGCAACCAAGTGCAACTTCAAAAAACTTGGTTAAAATCGGTCATTTTTTAGCCCTAATTGATAAGTTATTTAAATCTAACTTGCCCATTTTCACCTATTTATAGGCAAGTCATTTAAAATAGGTAGTATGAGGAGTTAATTTTCCGTCCCTGAATAGAGTCCAACCAAACATTATTTATGAGCAAGTTTAAATTATGTCACCCTCAGCACCCCCTCTACCAATACCTAATAGTCAAAAACGCACTCGTGAATATCTTTTCCCACAAGAAGTATCTGCCATGATCCAAGCCGCAAAAAGAATTGGACGACATGGACTGCGAGATTCTACTCTTATTTTAATGGCTTATCGACACGGATTACGAGTGTCAGAGTTAATAAGTCTGCAATGGGAGCAAATTGATTTTACTAATGCAACCATCCACATTAATCGGCTCAAACATGGTGTTAGCTCAATTCATCCTCTTAGAGGTATTGAATTAAGAGCCTTACGGCAGCTACAACGTCAATATCCCCATTCATCATATTTATTTGTGTCCGAACATAAAACAGTTATAGCAGCAGCTACTGCTAGAGGAATTATTGAACGTGCGGGAAAGGAAGCCAACTTACCTTTTAGTGTTCATCCTCATATGTTACGTCATAGCTGTGGTTTTTATTTAGCGAGTCAAGGTTATGATACCAGAGTAATTCAGGCTTACTTAGGGCATAAAAACATTCAGCATACAGTTCGTTATACCGAAATCTCACCAAAACGTTTTCAGAGTTTCTGGATGGATTAAAACAGATTAGTGATAATAATTTAGACTTCTCCAGAAAAGATTTTGGCGTTGTCTGGTAGTAAGGGTTTCAACCCTCCTAAATTGTCAATTATTGGAGATGTCTATTGATTCAAATGATAAATACAAAAAATGAGTTGATGAGGGCATTATAAACGCCTAAGAAAGTAATACTATACGTTCATTAAGATCTAACTTAAACGTACCATAGGGATTAACATGACTAAAAATCAAAGGGGTAATTGCCCGTAAATCACCTTGATGAAGCCTTGAATGCCAATGAGATTGAGCTAAAACCTGTTGAATCATTAAAGTATTAACATAGACTAAACAAATTTGTAATAAATGTAGAGACAATACTGATAACTCTTGACTTTCCAAGCGATTAGAGGCAAATTCACCACCTTTACCGTAGAAGATAAAATCATTAACACCATTCCATCTTTCCACCACATTCAAACCTTCATTAATTTCCCTTCTAATAGCTTCTGAATTCAAATATTCACTCAGGAAAATGGTTTTCACTGCCCTACCTAACTCCAACAAAGCCAAATAAGTAGGATGTTTCAAGGCTGAGCGATTAAATCGTTTTAAAATAGCTTCAGTTTCTGCTGTACCTAATCTTAAGGCTGTAGCATATTTTACCATCTGGTCATATTGTTGGCGAATTAAATCCCAATTAATTGGGCGAGTCAGAATCGGTTGTAAATGAGAATAGCTATTACTTTGACCAACATCAGGAAGATATAACCTTTGTACCTTAATCCTCTTGAGTCGAGGCATTAACTGAAATCCTAGTAAATGACTAAAAGCAAACGCTACTTCACTTTGTCCATGACTATCAACATAGTTTTTCTTGACATCCATATCAGTACAATGACGTAAAACCCCTTCAATCATGGCTGCCACTTCCGATGAAGATACGGTTTTTAACTGAGAATAAATGCAAGTAGATTTCTTTTCCACGTGCCAATAAATCATAACCCCACGTCCACCATAACGCAGATGATATTGACTCATTAAGTTTTGCTCCCATGAACCGAAATGCTTACTATCACTCGCACAAGTGGTAGTTCCTTCTCCCCAGATTTCAGGATTACGAATCTCAAAAATAGCATTAACCACCGAGGCTATAGCACTTCTAAGTTGGTCTTTTTGAATGTAGCGACGGCGTACATAAAGTAAATCATGATAATTTTCGCCATTTATACCCGTATTAATGCGTTTTAAACCAGTATTCGTTCCCATGCCATAAATACAGAGCAATAATCGTTTTTGCAAACTTTCTCTCTCAATAATCTCTCTTGTTCCCATACTCTTAAAGTTTTGGGTAAAATTAACTCGTAAGTCAGTTTCTTTGAGAATGTCTAGTAAACTGGTATTGTGCCATTGGTTATTGATTTCTCCTTTAATATGTTGTAGGTTAGGAGGTTCATCGACTGGTTCAAAGGGACTAACTCTAATTAAGCCATTTTTATCACCGATAATTTTAACGCCTGTATTGTTAGGCATATCTTGGTTAAGTTTTTCTAATCCAAATCTCATTTGCTGTTGTAGTCCAGTAATAAAGGATTCAACATTTTCAGGAAGTTTTAATGCTTGATAGTATAAGATACGATTGTGTTCAAAATCCGTGGGTAAATCTTCATCGGGGTTACGGTAACGATCTGCTTCTACTACCCAAATTTCTTTACAGGTTAGTCTTTCTTTAAGGGCTTGTAGAACAATAATTTCATAGTTAATGCGGTTAATCCTTTCTTTGCCGTCATCGGTTTTTTCAATAATAATATCTTTCCAACCTACTTTTAATACACCTTCAATGGGTATTTTTTCTTCCAAATCGTAATAT encodes the following:
- a CDS encoding type II toxin-antitoxin system HicA family toxin, translating into MKIPRDLSSTDLIKALKKLGYKVSHQTGSHIRLTTEENGEHYLTIPAHNPLKIGTLNSILRDVGNHFNLTKNELTNILFP
- a CDS encoding nucleic acid-binding protein, translating into MIKTFIDSGVLIFAARGEGELAEKALSILEDSDREFASSIFIQLEILPKAIYNKKQTEINFYNTYFEAVSYWATDLEKIIKQGLEEASNYSTGAMDSLHIASAKLLEVDEFITNEKPNKSIHRSQSINIISLYDL
- a CDS encoding 2-oxoisovalerate dehydrogenase, whose product is MKPIKEIIFLVEEAIEGGYTAQALGESIFTEAETLEELKIEIKDAVNCHFIDEEMRPQIIRLHIVRDEVIAS
- a CDS encoding tyrosine-type recombinase/integrase is translated as MSPSAPPLPIPNSQKRTREYLFPQEVSAMIQAAKRIGRHGLRDSTLILMAYRHGLRVSELISLQWEQIDFTNATIHINRLKHGVSSIHPLRGIELRALRQLQRQYPHSSYLFVSEHKTVIAAATARGIIERAGKEANLPFSVHPHMLRHSCGFYLASQGYDTRVIQAYLGHKNIQHTVRYTEISPKRFQSFWMD
- a CDS encoding Tn3 family transposase, which produces MRKLFKGEQKFESIKEIVYKKFRELLLESPTEKQIERLIRHALSVSESQCCNQVTSKLTTIIKEQIDILLKTDDNNEDESTSSPKLKTSDFAFIKTDPGPVGLDTFLTEIEKLKRIRAVGLSTDLFQGISAKIIQKYRQRAATESPYDLRQHSEPIRYTLMSAFCHQRSQEITDNLIEILISIIKRIGTRAEKRIQKELIEDFKLVNGKTNILFRIAEVALANPEGVIQTVVYPVVSQETLLNLVKEYKSTNTAYRQKVHTVMRSSFATHYRRMIPQLLEVLEFRSNNDIHRPIILALELLKKYTDSKTKYYDLEEKIPIEGVLKVGWKDIIIEKTDDGKERINRINYEIIVLQALKERLTCKEIWVVEADRYRNPDEDLPTDFEHNRILYYQALKLPENVESFITGLQQQMRFGLEKLNQDMPNNTGVKIIGDKNGLIRVSPFEPVDEPPNLQHIKGEINNQWHNTSLLDILKETDLRVNFTQNFKSMGTREIIERESLQKRLLLCIYGMGTNTGLKRINTGINGENYHDLLYVRRRYIQKDQLRSAIASVVNAIFEIRNPEIWGEGTTTCASDSKHFGSWEQNLMSQYHLRYGGRGVMIYWHVEKKSTCIYSQLKTVSSSEVAAMIEGVLRHCTDMDVKKNYVDSHGQSEVAFAFSHLLGFQLMPRLKRIKVQRLYLPDVGQSNSYSHLQPILTRPINWDLIRQQYDQMVKYATALRLGTAETEAILKRFNRSALKHPTYLALLELGRAVKTIFLSEYLNSEAIRREINEGLNVVERWNGVNDFIFYGKGGEFASNRLESQELSVLSLHLLQICLVYVNTLMIQQVLAQSHWHSRLHQGDLRAITPLIFSHVNPYGTFKLDLNERIVLLS